From one Candidatus Methanoplasma termitum genomic stretch:
- a CDS encoding formate--phosphoribosylaminoimidazolecarboxamide ligase family protein: protein MISRDEVLANLDKYDIKKTKIGVVASHSALDTCDGAISEGFNTVAVCQKGREKTFANYFRTQRDASGNVQRGVIDEIVLVDKFKDTVLPKVQNSLMKNNVLFVPNRSFVSYCGIDAVEDDFKVPIVGSRNLLRSEDRGGERDYYWILEKAGLPFPKKVNRPEDIDSLTIIKVHHKVKKLERGFFTAKDYDQFVEKSTELIKQGVIEEDFLKEARMEQYIIGPVFNLDFFRSPLEKKGEQLELLGVDWRFETSLDGYCRLPGKQQVELENDGIIPEYTVCGHNSATLRESLLDNAFEMAEKYIAATKKYYNPGVIGPFCLQTCVDKDLNFYIYDVAPRIGGGTNVHMSVGHPYGNALWRKEMSTGRRLSMEIRRAIEQERIDEIIT from the coding sequence ATGATAAGCAGAGATGAGGTTCTGGCAAACCTTGACAAATATGACATTAAAAAAACCAAGATAGGAGTTGTTGCATCGCATTCCGCACTGGATACCTGCGACGGGGCGATATCCGAAGGTTTCAACACCGTTGCTGTCTGCCAGAAAGGAAGGGAGAAGACCTTCGCCAACTATTTCAGGACCCAGCGCGATGCTTCCGGCAATGTTCAAAGGGGAGTCATCGACGAGATCGTCCTTGTGGACAAGTTCAAAGACACCGTACTTCCGAAGGTTCAGAATTCTCTGATGAAGAACAACGTGCTTTTCGTACCGAACAGATCGTTCGTGTCGTATTGCGGCATTGACGCGGTCGAAGATGACTTCAAGGTCCCGATCGTCGGAAGCAGGAACCTCCTCAGATCCGAGGACCGTGGCGGCGAGAGAGACTATTATTGGATACTTGAGAAGGCGGGCCTTCCGTTCCCGAAGAAGGTCAATAGGCCCGAGGACATAGACAGCCTCACCATAATTAAAGTGCACCATAAAGTGAAGAAGCTCGAAAGAGGATTCTTCACTGCGAAGGATTATGATCAGTTCGTCGAAAAATCGACAGAACTTATCAAACAAGGCGTTATCGAAGAGGATTTCCTCAAAGAAGCAAGAATGGAGCAGTACATCATCGGCCCCGTTTTCAATCTGGATTTCTTCCGTTCCCCCCTTGAGAAGAAAGGAGAACAACTCGAACTCCTGGGAGTGGATTGGAGGTTCGAAACTTCCCTTGACGGGTACTGCAGGCTCCCTGGGAAACAGCAGGTAGAGCTGGAGAACGATGGAATAATCCCGGAATACACAGTGTGCGGCCACAACTCGGCCACTCTCAGAGAATCTTTGCTGGATAATGCGTTCGAGATGGCTGAAAAGTACATTGCGGCGACGAAGAAATACTACAATCCGGGCGTTATCGGCCCATTCTGTTTGCAAACGTGCGTGGACAAAGACCTTAACTTCTACATTTACGATGTTGCCCCCCGCATAGGCGGAGGCACCAACGTTCATATGTCCGTCGGACATCCTTACGGCAACGCCCTGTGGAGAAAGGAGATGAGCACGGGAAGGAGACTTTCCATGGAGATAAGAAGAGCGATCGAACAGGAACGCATTGATGAGATCATTACATAA
- a CDS encoding CDC27 family protein has translation MSIETATIRERTLLHLSRFPHMNPSETFNIPFELTQDGIARVLGISRAHASLELKKLKEIGMIDDWRGRVKGSGNKRIVYYLLPDGVREADLLRNRFEKSGIAVEALLDMKRCDPGTMWENLNRKDKESFGVACVFRIPIPRNAVPETTSGVIPVDLEMNISIIDDVRNKYISLADPNDVRSWHGRAAEWYMDHREEEIQERLYHLVNAGRSTEACRFLINETEKFLFNPNEDLLETVKKLVILPKHTEKIYNIRAKIALACEDTDDAKICADVLADFKTNDADLIMAEVYMLSGEVEKGFKMAKTMYDKDPSAKSALIAARCLFKMKKHDEAASFITSSCNALSEQKDASSIDEILILRAGIAYDLGRIDETLSYLNKAEKVSRKESTQDRIAFLAGSIKEGMKVNFY, from the coding sequence GTGTCCATCGAAACCGCAACGATAAGGGAACGAACACTGCTCCACCTCAGCAGGTTCCCCCACATGAATCCAAGCGAGACGTTCAACATCCCGTTCGAACTTACTCAGGACGGCATAGCGAGAGTACTTGGGATCTCCCGCGCACATGCCTCTCTGGAGCTCAAAAAGCTGAAAGAAATAGGAATGATCGATGATTGGCGGGGCAGAGTAAAGGGCTCCGGGAACAAGAGGATCGTTTACTACCTTCTGCCTGACGGCGTAAGGGAGGCCGATCTTTTACGGAACAGGTTCGAAAAATCGGGCATCGCCGTCGAAGCTCTGCTGGATATGAAGAGATGCGACCCGGGGACAATGTGGGAGAACCTTAACCGGAAGGATAAGGAAAGCTTCGGAGTTGCATGTGTTTTCAGAATACCGATCCCAAGGAATGCCGTTCCGGAGACCACCTCTGGGGTCATACCCGTCGACCTTGAAATGAACATCAGCATAATTGATGATGTCCGCAATAAATACATCTCGCTGGCAGACCCCAATGATGTAAGATCGTGGCACGGCCGTGCGGCAGAGTGGTACATGGATCACAGAGAGGAAGAGATACAGGAAAGACTGTATCATCTGGTGAACGCCGGAAGGAGCACGGAGGCGTGCAGGTTCCTCATCAATGAAACAGAGAAGTTCCTTTTCAATCCGAACGAGGATCTGTTGGAAACGGTGAAGAAACTTGTCATTCTGCCGAAGCACACCGAAAAAATTTACAACATAAGAGCGAAGATCGCCTTGGCCTGTGAAGATACCGATGACGCAAAGATATGCGCAGATGTGCTTGCCGATTTCAAGACCAATGACGCGGATCTTATCATGGCCGAAGTGTACATGCTTTCCGGAGAGGTTGAGAAGGGATTCAAAATGGCAAAGACCATGTACGACAAGGACCCCTCGGCAAAGTCCGCGTTGATCGCCGCGCGGTGCCTGTTCAAAATGAAGAAACACGATGAGGCGGCCAGTTTCATCACATCGTCCTGCAATGCCCTTTCGGAGCAAAAAGACGCGAGCAGTATCGACGAGATACTGATACTGAGGGCGGGCATCGCATACGACCTCGGCAGGATCGATGAAACGCTGAGTTATCTGAACAAAGCGGAAAAGGTCTCCAGGAAAGAGTCGACCCAGGACAGGATAGCTTTCCTTGCGGGAAGCATAAAGGAAGGTATGAAGGTCAACTTCTACTGA
- a CDS encoding D-aminoacyl-tRNA deacylase, which translates to MTERMRLLVCCETDIPSVNMKSQLIRKRDWEDIGMHGNDSFLINGRTVMMTTPDLHIRLEDLDNRIDNANLTIDEVVFMSRHSATSGEAALTVHPIGNFHKNEFGGREKTLVRANPALMTDALRRIAGYNDLESFKVCFEVTHHGPWLKRPTFFIEIGSDGRNWGNERAADILTDVLLDMEPRDYCTAVGVGGGHYAPRFTEVALEYKINFGHMLPNYQIEGSDDEDTVRMVKDACSASDTKLVYIHRKSMKGPEERRISELIRSAGFELITSSNLEHINGN; encoded by the coding sequence ATGACCGAGAGAATGAGGCTGCTTGTCTGTTGCGAGACCGATATACCCTCCGTTAATATGAAGAGCCAGCTGATCAGGAAGAGGGATTGGGAAGACATCGGAATGCATGGAAATGATAGTTTTCTCATCAACGGAAGAACAGTAATGATGACCACTCCGGACCTTCATATACGGCTGGAGGACCTCGATAATAGAATAGACAACGCCAACCTTACCATTGACGAGGTGGTGTTCATGTCCAGACATTCCGCAACGAGCGGAGAGGCCGCACTGACCGTACATCCGATAGGCAATTTTCACAAGAACGAATTCGGCGGGAGAGAAAAGACACTTGTCAGAGCGAATCCGGCTCTCATGACCGACGCACTCAGAAGGATCGCCGGATATAATGATCTGGAAAGCTTCAAAGTGTGTTTTGAGGTCACTCACCACGGACCCTGGTTGAAGAGGCCCACTTTTTTCATTGAAATAGGAAGTGATGGGAGGAATTGGGGGAACGAAAGAGCGGCAGATATCCTCACGGATGTTCTTCTGGATATGGAGCCTCGCGACTACTGCACAGCGGTCGGCGTGGGAGGGGGCCACTATGCTCCGAGGTTCACAGAGGTCGCTTTGGAGTACAAAATAAACTTCGGCCATATGCTTCCGAACTATCAAATAGAAGGAAGCGACGACGAGGACACAGTCAGAATGGTGAAAGATGCTTGTTCCGCATCAGATACCAAACTCGTTTACATTCACAGAAAGTCCATGAAAGGGCCCGAAGAGAGAAGGATATCAGAGCTGATAAGATCCGCGGGATTCGAGCTGATAACCTCTTCGAACCTTGAACACATCAATGGGAATTGA
- a CDS encoding GNAT family N-acetyltransferase: MEIRQLKLKDIEKVRALEISCIKEYFADTIENKWEDLPKEWKDNLGASSRNHFASYLESGLSFVAEEDGEIYGFIFAKMLEHIFDVNKLVWIENMGVHPYVRRNAIGYKLLREVLKNGREMGAEAAHSMLQTGNAPSIMLHKKIGFFMDRREVALIDLKDPKLKL, from the coding sequence ATGGAGATCCGCCAGTTAAAACTGAAAGATATAGAGAAGGTAAGAGCGCTTGAGATATCATGCATAAAAGAGTATTTTGCGGATACTATCGAGAATAAGTGGGAGGATCTCCCCAAAGAATGGAAGGACAACCTCGGTGCAAGCAGCAGGAATCATTTTGCTTCATATTTAGAGAGCGGATTAAGCTTTGTCGCCGAAGAGGACGGAGAGATATACGGCTTCATATTCGCAAAAATGCTGGAGCACATCTTTGATGTGAACAAACTTGTTTGGATCGAGAACATGGGCGTACACCCATATGTAAGAAGGAATGCGATCGGATACAAACTGTTAAGGGAAGTTCTGAAAAATGGTCGGGAGATGGGCGCCGAGGCGGCTCACAGCATGCTGCAGACGGGGAACGCCCCATCGATAATGCTTCACAAAAAGATAGGGTTCTTTATGGACAGGAGAGAGGTGGCTCTCATCGACCTTAAGGATCCGAAATTGAAACTTTGA
- a CDS encoding potassium channel family protein, whose translation MNKIEEMLLELKDTSEFMVDLAYSSLIYDNEEIAEEVIFLAERMNNLSLEVQEKAIEIGMNKPEEVARIVVMIRLQASIMSIADAARSIADVVLRGLGKHPVIAMSIKESETIISLAKVTENSPLDGKSFGEVRLCTHCGMFVIAIKRDREYIFGPGKNTKIEAGDILIAKGPEDGVTAFKYMAEGTDK comes from the coding sequence TTGAACAAGATCGAGGAGATGCTCCTGGAGCTTAAGGACACTTCTGAGTTCATGGTCGACCTGGCATACTCGTCACTCATCTATGACAATGAAGAGATAGCCGAGGAGGTGATCTTCCTGGCAGAGAGGATGAACAACCTTTCCCTGGAAGTGCAGGAGAAAGCCATAGAGATAGGGATGAACAAGCCGGAGGAGGTTGCCAGGATAGTGGTCATGATCAGGCTCCAGGCATCAATAATGTCCATCGCAGATGCCGCCAGATCGATAGCGGATGTTGTTCTGAGAGGATTGGGTAAACACCCGGTCATTGCAATGTCGATAAAGGAATCGGAAACGATCATCAGCCTTGCCAAGGTCACAGAGAACTCACCTCTGGACGGAAAGTCATTCGGTGAGGTCCGTCTGTGCACACACTGCGGAATGTTCGTCATTGCAATAAAAAGGGACAGAGAATACATCTTCGGACCGGGCAAGAACACAAAGATAGAGGCCGGCGACATACTGATTGCCAAGGGCCCGGAAGATGGGGTCACAGCGTTCAAATACATGGCAGAAGGCACAGACAAGTAA
- the prf1 gene encoding peptide chain release factor aRF-1 has protein sequence MGDANALDRARYDFKKAMQEITSYRGRGTELISVYIPSTRLISDVMGYLREEQSQATNIKSKSTMKNVTSAIDSIMSRLRTYKSAPPNGLAIFCGEVPRAGDQTRMVQYTIEPPEEITTFVYRCDSEFYTEPLEAMLLDKKSFGLITIDRKEATLGLLSGSKITVLKHFDSLVPSKHHQGGQSSVRFERLIEIAAHEFYKKVADSATDVFLNRPELQGILVGGPGSTKDFFVKEDYLHHELRKKVVNTLFDTGYTDESGLKELVENAKEALTDIQLTIEKEYMQRLFREIRKPDGGLSAYGEESVRTAAESGAIDVLLLSEMLNKYRVRLECGSGHSSVVTVDNPEDKILCPECSQPAKVIEQTDLIDSFFEIAEGYNTKVQLISGDSEEGDMLLKAFGGIAAILRYRTG, from the coding sequence ATGGGCGACGCAAATGCTCTGGATAGGGCAAGATATGATTTCAAGAAGGCCATGCAGGAGATAACATCATACCGAGGTAGAGGTACGGAATTGATATCGGTCTACATCCCCAGTACAAGACTGATATCGGATGTGATGGGGTATCTCAGGGAGGAGCAGTCGCAGGCGACCAACATCAAATCGAAATCGACCATGAAGAATGTTACGAGCGCGATTGACTCCATAATGTCCAGACTCAGAACGTATAAGTCGGCGCCGCCGAACGGATTGGCGATATTCTGCGGAGAGGTCCCCCGCGCAGGTGACCAGACGAGGATGGTCCAATATACTATCGAGCCGCCCGAAGAGATAACCACCTTCGTATACAGATGTGACTCGGAGTTCTACACAGAGCCTCTGGAAGCAATGCTTCTGGACAAAAAATCATTCGGGCTCATTACGATCGACAGGAAGGAAGCGACGCTGGGACTATTATCCGGAAGTAAGATAACAGTCCTGAAGCACTTTGATTCGCTGGTTCCGAGCAAGCATCACCAGGGAGGACAATCCTCGGTCCGTTTTGAACGGCTTATAGAGATAGCCGCACACGAGTTCTACAAAAAAGTGGCAGACAGTGCGACGGATGTATTCCTGAACAGGCCGGAACTGCAGGGCATACTGGTCGGGGGCCCGGGCTCGACCAAGGATTTTTTTGTGAAGGAGGATTATCTTCACCACGAGCTCAGAAAGAAGGTTGTCAATACACTTTTCGACACGGGATACACAGACGAATCCGGATTGAAGGAGTTGGTGGAAAATGCGAAAGAGGCCCTCACAGATATTCAATTAACTATCGAAAAAGAATACATGCAGAGACTCTTCAGAGAGATAAGGAAACCGGACGGGGGACTTTCCGCATACGGCGAGGAAAGCGTAAGGACGGCTGCGGAATCGGGCGCGATCGACGTCCTGTTGCTTTCGGAAATGCTCAATAAATACAGAGTGAGGTTGGAGTGCGGTTCGGGCCACAGTTCTGTCGTCACGGTGGATAATCCGGAGGACAAGATCCTATGCCCTGAATGCAGCCAGCCCGCAAAAGTCATTGAACAGACCGATCTGATCGACAGTTTCTTTGAGATCGCCGAAGGTTACAACACAAAAGTGCAGCTGATATCGGGGGATTCCGAAGAAGGGGATATGCTGTTAAAGGCGTTCGGGGGCATCGCCGCCATTCTCAGATACAGGACGGGGTGA
- the pyrH gene encoding UMP kinase, producing the protein MKKEKVVVSIGGSILIPGNDDSKYIAKLARMLKEASETMQIVVVCGGGKIARYYTETCGELGGTTCQCDLLGIGATRLNAQLLATSLGDVSSIDIPMTAEAAAELSAPDNIVVMGGTEPGHTTDAVATMVARELHAKRVVNATSVNAVYSDDPKKVPSAKRFSKLTIGELGDLVYKEHGAGKSSVFDPLGIKIAKEEKIDILIVDGRDLSELRNAILGKKINGTYINSH; encoded by the coding sequence ATGAAGAAAGAAAAAGTGGTTGTGTCCATTGGCGGGTCGATCCTGATACCCGGCAATGACGATTCAAAATATATAGCAAAACTTGCCAGGATGTTAAAAGAGGCATCCGAGACCATGCAGATCGTCGTTGTCTGCGGCGGCGGGAAGATAGCCAGATATTATACCGAGACCTGCGGGGAGCTCGGCGGCACTACGTGCCAATGCGATCTGCTTGGAATAGGTGCAACGAGGCTTAACGCCCAGCTTTTGGCCACTTCCCTCGGAGATGTATCATCGATCGACATTCCGATGACCGCCGAGGCTGCCGCGGAACTATCTGCTCCCGACAACATCGTTGTGATGGGGGGGACCGAACCGGGACATACGACCGATGCGGTGGCTACCATGGTCGCCAGAGAGCTGCATGCGAAAAGAGTGGTCAACGCCACTTCCGTCAATGCCGTTTATTCCGACGATCCCAAAAAGGTCCCTTCCGCAAAAAGGTTCTCAAAACTTACGATAGGTGAACTCGGCGATCTTGTTTACAAAGAACACGGTGCCGGAAAATCAAGCGTATTCGATCCTCTGGGTATAAAGATCGCGAAGGAAGAGAAAATAGATATCCTGATCGTTGACGGAAGAGATCTGAGCGAACTCAGGAACGCTATCCTTGGTAAGAAGATAAACGGAACATACATCAATTCCCATTGA
- the argS gene encoding arginine--tRNA ligase, producing MDSRQRFEQEVDSAIKNALKKIGSSQLKIIKEVSEMADLAVPCFSFSKELKADPKSIAEKLVAHIKPSGLISSVKAVNGYINFMMDENALFKETLEGIISEGEAYGSMPSNGIKVNVEHTSTNPTGPIHVGRARNPIIGDTLARSLKRCGYDVQTEYYVNDVGKQVVILSWGVSNVPKGSVTEEERDKTDHKLVAYYREANKLMEENDDVKEQIAEMLRKFEAGDSKIISGVRRTAEAMLNGLKETLSDINVEMDRYTWESDFILDGSAKDVVNKLKGSKYSGQTEDGAWYIDLKDFGIQGKNTKFTFTRSDGTTLYTTRDLAYHLDKFKRADKAIDVLGEDQKLGSKQLCSALEIMGSKKIPEAMFYSFVSLPEGKMSTRKGVVVYLDDLIDEAVSRAMNEIRSRRSDLSKEEMAAIARKVGIGAIRYNIVRVHPEKQLVFKWDEALNFDGNSGPYIQYVHARACSMLKKAGEYAHCTDPAMFTDEYEKALIKVLSKFGRVIREAGEEKRVHILPAYGHEVASAFNQFYAMVPVLASDENRDPRLTLVECTRTVLRNVLETLGIDCPEEM from the coding sequence ATGGACAGCAGGCAGAGATTCGAGCAGGAAGTGGATTCCGCAATAAAGAATGCTCTGAAGAAGATTGGTTCATCCCAGCTGAAGATAATAAAAGAAGTCTCGGAAATGGCGGACCTGGCGGTACCTTGTTTCAGTTTTTCCAAAGAATTGAAGGCAGACCCGAAGAGCATCGCAGAGAAACTTGTTGCCCACATCAAACCTTCAGGGCTGATATCTTCGGTCAAAGCGGTAAACGGATACATCAACTTCATGATGGACGAGAATGCACTTTTCAAAGAGACGCTTGAAGGAATAATCTCAGAGGGAGAAGCATATGGTTCAATGCCGTCGAACGGCATAAAGGTGAACGTCGAGCACACATCTACGAACCCCACCGGACCGATACATGTCGGAAGAGCCAGGAATCCCATCATCGGCGATACGCTTGCCAGATCTTTGAAGAGATGCGGATATGATGTTCAGACCGAGTACTATGTCAACGATGTAGGAAAGCAGGTCGTGATCCTGTCCTGGGGGGTCAGCAATGTTCCCAAAGGGTCGGTCACCGAAGAGGAAAGAGATAAGACCGACCATAAGCTCGTTGCATATTACCGCGAAGCCAACAAGTTGATGGAAGAGAACGATGATGTGAAAGAACAGATTGCAGAGATGCTCAGAAAGTTCGAAGCAGGCGACAGCAAGATCATAAGCGGCGTCAGAAGGACAGCCGAGGCGATGCTCAACGGTCTCAAGGAGACCCTTTCCGATATAAACGTCGAAATGGACAGATACACATGGGAGTCCGATTTCATACTGGACGGTTCTGCGAAGGACGTTGTCAATAAGCTCAAGGGATCAAAATACTCCGGGCAGACGGAGGACGGTGCCTGGTACATAGACCTCAAAGACTTCGGGATACAGGGGAAGAACACAAAATTCACTTTCACAAGGTCGGACGGGACTACCCTTTACACAACACGCGATCTGGCATATCATTTGGATAAATTCAAGAGGGCCGACAAGGCGATAGACGTTCTGGGCGAGGATCAGAAGCTCGGCTCTAAGCAGCTCTGTTCCGCTTTGGAGATAATGGGCAGCAAAAAGATCCCGGAGGCGATGTTCTACTCATTCGTATCTCTCCCTGAAGGGAAGATGTCCACGAGGAAAGGGGTCGTTGTCTATCTGGACGATCTGATCGATGAGGCCGTCAGCCGCGCGATGAATGAAATAAGATCAAGACGCAGCGACCTGTCCAAAGAAGAGATGGCCGCCATAGCAAGAAAGGTCGGTATAGGAGCAATAAGATATAACATCGTCAGGGTCCATCCGGAGAAACAATTGGTCTTCAAATGGGACGAGGCGCTTAACTTCGACGGCAACAGCGGGCCGTATATCCAGTATGTTCATGCGAGAGCCTGCAGCATGCTGAAGAAGGCAGGAGAGTATGCGCACTGCACAGACCCTGCGATGTTCACCGACGAATATGAGAAAGCGCTTATCAAGGTACTATCTAAGTTCGGCAGAGTGATAAGGGAAGCGGGAGAGGAGAAGCGCGTTCATATTCTGCCGGCATACGGTCATGAGGTCGCGTCGGCGTTCAACCAGTTCTATGCGATGGTGCCGGTACTCGCTTCCGACGAGAACAGAGATCCGAGGCTTACTCTGGTCGAATGTACCAGGACCGTCCTGAGGAATGTTCTGGAGACCCTCGGTATAGATTGTCCGGAGGAGATGTAA
- a CDS encoding Panacea domain-containing protein — MLSSHSLKSDAYDEYCDREGGSKTNSDCGQKFEHMLHYIIKRCGEKENVGQKVLCKLCYFSDFDHYERTFKSITGKSYCKAPHGPIPFSYEESFDSLEKEGMITAEKKQFDGYKQYRYRSLTDPDMSDFLPEEIMSIESAIERYGDMTGGEIEEISHMDVPWMIARDGEPIDYGAAMYRDPCTSVDAGQDDEDGE, encoded by the coding sequence ATGTTATCTTCACATAGTCTTAAATCAGATGCTTACGATGAATATTGTGATAGAGAGGGAGGTAGTAAGACGAATTCTGATTGTGGACAGAAGTTCGAACACATGCTACACTATATAATAAAAAGATGTGGCGAAAAAGAAAATGTTGGGCAGAAAGTCCTCTGCAAGCTATGTTACTTCAGTGATTTTGACCATTATGAGAGAACCTTCAAATCTATAACGGGCAAGAGCTACTGTAAGGCCCCTCATGGCCCTATACCATTCAGCTATGAAGAATCATTCGATTCGCTCGAAAAAGAAGGGATGATAACAGCTGAAAAAAAACAGTTCGATGGCTATAAACAATATCGCTATAGGTCATTAACGGATCCGGATATGAGCGATTTTCTTCCGGAAGAGATAATGTCCATAGAAAGTGCGATAGAAAGATATGGCGACATGACTGGCGGAGAAATCGAAGAGATCTCACATATGGATGTTCCATGGATGATTGCCAGAGACGGCGAACCAATAGATTATGGTGCGGCCATGTAC
- a CDS encoding nitroreductase family protein: MTDYPNDTIRSIMERRSVRKYKPRQVTDKELKVIIDCGLNAPSAMNAQDWHFTVIQNAELIDWMNTKIKENLPKESVSRYKDRNGGREDFSMFYDAPTVVLISGDAKDIWTESNCGYAVQNMCLAAQSLGVSSIIIGMARLIFTTSKADEYAKELGVPDGYRPLYAVCFGYGDMRPEAPARIGGRVSYIR, from the coding sequence ATGACAGATTATCCGAACGATACTATCAGATCCATAATGGAGCGCAGAAGCGTCCGAAAGTACAAACCGCGGCAGGTAACAGATAAGGAACTGAAAGTAATCATTGACTGCGGGCTTAACGCACCCAGCGCAATGAACGCGCAGGATTGGCATTTCACAGTGATACAGAATGCGGAACTGATCGACTGGATGAACACAAAGATCAAAGAGAACCTGCCAAAGGAATCTGTATCGAGATATAAGGACAGGAACGGCGGTAGGGAGGATTTCAGCATGTTCTACGACGCGCCCACCGTTGTTCTGATAAGCGGCGACGCAAAAGACATCTGGACAGAATCCAACTGCGGGTATGCCGTGCAGAATATGTGCCTTGCCGCACAATCGCTCGGCGTGTCGTCGATAATAATCGGCATGGCACGATTGATATTCACAACGTCAAAGGCAGATGAATATGCAAAAGAACTCGGAGTCCCGGACGGATACAGGCCGCTGTATGCGGTCTGTTTCGGGTACGGGGACATGAGGCCGGAGGCTCCCGCACGCATAGGGGGCAGGGTCAGCTACATCAGATGA
- a CDS encoding potassium channel family protein, translated as MPDPEYTSMEHVEKTVRELLTEMKDTSEVIVDLAYAALLYNSEDMAEKVNELEKEMTNLKYAIRFKVLMASRNKRDAQQLSGLLQVASAADIISDAAVDIVNLLSLPLERRPFVSAMLSESDEKIRATKVKPESSMVGYTIGKLGVEACTGCRIIAMKNRQGWTYDPDDDIKIRAGDDVIIRGSDDGYKHLVEYTTGSKPWEFPEVSEDEEETTPQEEAASINEPEEEEEN; from the coding sequence ATGCCGGACCCGGAATATACGAGCATGGAACATGTTGAGAAGACAGTTCGTGAACTTTTGACCGAAATGAAGGACACTTCAGAGGTGATAGTGGATCTGGCATACGCCGCTCTGCTGTATAACAGCGAGGATATGGCCGAGAAGGTCAATGAGCTGGAAAAAGAGATGACAAATCTGAAGTATGCTATCCGTTTCAAGGTGCTCATGGCATCAAGGAACAAGCGGGACGCACAGCAGCTGTCCGGGTTGCTCCAAGTAGCATCCGCAGCAGACATTATATCAGATGCGGCGGTGGACATAGTCAATCTCCTGAGCCTCCCGCTCGAAAGGCGTCCGTTCGTATCGGCCATGCTGTCTGAGTCGGATGAGAAGATCCGCGCCACAAAGGTCAAGCCCGAATCCTCCATGGTCGGGTACACAATAGGAAAACTCGGCGTGGAAGCATGCACCGGCTGCAGGATAATAGCAATGAAGAATCGTCAGGGCTGGACGTACGACCCCGATGACGACATCAAGATAAGAGCCGGAGATGACGTAATAATAAGAGGCAGTGATGATGGATACAAGCATCTTGTCGAGTACACAACCGGAAGCAAACCCTGGGAGTTCCCCGAAGTATCCGAGGATGAAGAAGAGACAACCCCGCAGGAAGAGGCAGCCAGCATAAACGAGCCCGAAGAGGAGGAAGAGAATTGA
- a CDS encoding DUF6951 family protein encodes MPSTVIVKMNTCGKTHKITVSLRDDGDLDVKIVSDCKHVQEYAELLTKVGMSDITDRHGSKILDPDICTSLSFPCLVPSGVLDAAWIETEMLSKSLCKRVRQNEVILDQFDTV; translated from the coding sequence ATGCCCTCAACAGTGATAGTGAAAATGAATACCTGCGGCAAGACCCATAAGATCACGGTCAGCCTGAGAGACGACGGAGATCTTGACGTAAAGATCGTATCCGACTGCAAACACGTTCAAGAATATGCGGAACTCCTTACAAAGGTCGGTATGTCTGACATAACCGACAGGCACGGAAGCAAAATACTTGACCCTGACATATGTACCTCGCTGTCGTTTCCTTGTCTTGTGCCGAGCGGCGTTCTGGATGCGGCGTGGATCGAAACGGAAATGCTGTCGAAGTCGCTTTGTAAAAGGGTGCGTCAGAACGAGGTCATCCTCGACCAGTTCGACACCGTTTGA